A DNA window from Actinomadura coerulea contains the following coding sequences:
- a CDS encoding alpha/beta hydrolase: MVTPEPLTLYTADGVRIDAGHTPFDGEVCFVLAHGFTCSWRQPALRRIAAALGRHGGVIGLDLRGHGRSGGHSTVGDREVLDVDAAVAAARRRGYERIVTTGFSMGGAVVVRHAALHGGVDAVISVSAPARWYYRGTVPMRRVHWVIERRAGRMAVRLARGTRIAPKGWDPVPEAPHEVAGRIAPVPLLVVHGASDAFFPVEHGQQLYEAASDPKELWIEPSFGHAEVAAAPDLINRMAVWAAKAVSAMPAPPVPTGEPPERRTRD; encoded by the coding sequence GTGGTGACTCCCGAACCGCTCACCCTCTACACCGCCGACGGTGTCCGGATCGACGCGGGCCACACGCCTTTCGACGGCGAGGTCTGCTTCGTCCTGGCGCACGGCTTCACCTGCTCGTGGCGCCAGCCCGCGCTGCGCCGGATCGCCGCGGCCCTCGGCCGGCACGGCGGAGTGATCGGGCTCGACCTCCGCGGGCACGGCCGGTCGGGCGGCCACTCCACGGTCGGAGACCGCGAGGTGCTCGACGTCGACGCGGCGGTCGCGGCGGCCCGCCGGCGGGGATACGAGCGGATCGTCACGACGGGGTTCTCCATGGGCGGCGCCGTCGTCGTCAGGCACGCGGCGTTGCACGGCGGGGTGGACGCCGTGATCTCGGTCAGCGCGCCCGCACGCTGGTACTACCGCGGAACGGTGCCGATGCGGCGCGTGCACTGGGTGATCGAACGGCGTGCGGGGCGGATGGCGGTCCGCCTGGCGCGCGGCACGCGGATCGCGCCCAAGGGCTGGGATCCCGTACCGGAGGCACCGCACGAGGTCGCCGGACGGATCGCCCCGGTGCCGCTGCTGGTCGTCCACGGGGCCTCGGACGCGTTCTTCCCCGTCGAACACGGCCAGCAGCTTTACGAGGCGGCGTCCGACCCGAAGGAACTGTGGATAGAACCGTCCTTCGGCCACGCCGAGGTCGCGGCCGCTCCTGACCTGATCAACCGCATGGCCGTATGGGCGGCGAAGGCGGTCTCCGCAATGCCGGCTCCGCCGGTCCCGACTGGTGAACCGCCCGAGCGCCGAACTCGCGACTAG
- a CDS encoding MmcQ/YjbR family DNA-binding protein, with product MNDFDAVTRIREICMSLPEVTEKPFGGHTAPSFRVRDKLFAMTSEDGLSLTFKAGAGVQEALGAEAPERFFVPKYVGAKGWVGARLDVDHDWDEMAELIEDSYRLIAPKRLVHLLDDGEPSDIGDS from the coding sequence ATGAACGACTTTGACGCCGTGACCAGGATTCGAGAGATCTGCATGTCGTTGCCGGAGGTGACGGAGAAGCCTTTCGGCGGTCACACGGCTCCCTCCTTCCGTGTTCGCGACAAGCTGTTCGCGATGACCTCCGAGGACGGCCTGTCCTTGACGTTCAAGGCCGGGGCAGGCGTGCAGGAGGCTCTGGGCGCGGAGGCGCCCGAGCGCTTCTTCGTCCCGAAGTACGTGGGCGCGAAGGGCTGGGTCGGCGCACGGCTCGACGTCGACCACGACTGGGATGAGATGGCCGAGCTGATCGAGGACAGTTACCGGCTCATCGCCCCCAAGCGGCTGGTCCATCTCCTCGACGACGGAGAACCGTCCGACATCGGAGACTCTTGA
- a CDS encoding VOC family protein, which yields MRSRLRRRRSGRPPLPRAASITGHASAFALFAASHPAASLWGWHRASLTWSSTLVSRRRPPGSGRPSSTSRSSTDRTTRSSAARTRTPIPGCASSGTTARRPAKNRLHIDLDPDDQEAEVRRILALGARRADIGPSADVPWIVLAEPKGTSSVCCGVTPASSSSRPAVMSPGEGGIGDERL from the coding sequence GTGAGGAGCAGGCTTCGGCGCCGCCGGAGTGGACGCCCTCCGCTTCCCAGGGCCGCGTCCATCACCGGACATGCCAGCGCTTTCGCCCTCTTCGCGGCGTCACACCCTGCGGCTAGCCTCTGGGGATGGCATCGCGCTTCTCTCACCTGGTCATCGACCCTCGTGAGCCGTCGGCGCCCGCCGGGTTCTGGGCGGCCGTCCTCAACCAGCCGGTCCTCTACCGATCGGACGACGAGGTCATCGGCGGCGCGGACCCGCACGCCTATCCCGGGTTGTGCTTCATCCGGGACGACGGCACGAAGACCCGCGAAGAACCGCTTGCACATAGACCTCGACCCGGACGACCAAGAGGCAGAGGTGCGGCGCATCCTCGCCCTCGGTGCCCGCCGCGCCGACATCGGCCCGTCCGCCGACGTGCCGTGGATCGTGCTCGCGGAGCCGAAAGGAACGAGTTCTGTGTGCTGCGGCGTCACGCCTGCCTCATCGAGCAGCCGCCCCGCGGTCATGTCGCCTGGAGAAGGAGGAATCGGCGATGAACGACTTTGA
- a CDS encoding alpha/beta hydrolase encodes MPYAYDPDLLPWMARIPRLSIVDIEQTRRDEKDLFAGTPEYVPPAPVETRDLTIPGPRNAPDIALRVYAPANRTGVLPGLVHIHGGGFVLGGIDMSSDEATALAAEVGAVVVSVEYRLAPEHPFPAGLEDCYAALTWTAANTAGLGIDPDRLAVGGESAGGGLSAAVALLARDRGGPPLRFQFLGVPELDDRLDTPSMRAFTDTPIWHRPNAELSWDYYLGKGVRGTDGVSPYAAPARAEDLSGLPPAYVTTCEFDPLRDEGLAYAQSLIQAGVPTELHHYPGTFHGSTMITEAPITQRMTADRTAALHQALHPTP; translated from the coding sequence GTGCCCTACGCCTACGATCCGGACCTCCTCCCGTGGATGGCACGGATCCCGCGCCTCTCGATCGTCGACATCGAGCAGACCCGCCGGGACGAGAAGGACCTGTTCGCCGGTACGCCGGAATACGTCCCTCCCGCACCAGTCGAGACCCGCGACCTCACCATTCCCGGGCCGCGGAACGCACCGGACATCGCGCTTCGCGTCTACGCGCCGGCGAACCGGACCGGCGTCCTCCCCGGGCTCGTCCACATCCACGGGGGCGGATTCGTCCTGGGCGGCATCGACATGTCCTCCGACGAGGCGACCGCTCTCGCTGCAGAGGTCGGCGCCGTGGTGGTCTCCGTCGAGTACCGCCTCGCTCCCGAACACCCCTTCCCGGCCGGACTCGAAGACTGCTATGCCGCCCTCACCTGGACCGCCGCGAACACCGCCGGCCTCGGGATCGACCCGGACCGGCTGGCGGTGGGCGGCGAGAGCGCGGGCGGCGGACTGTCCGCGGCCGTCGCCCTCCTCGCCCGCGACCGGGGCGGCCCTCCGCTGCGCTTCCAGTTCCTCGGCGTCCCGGAACTGGACGACCGGCTCGACACCCCGTCCATGCGCGCCTTCACCGACACACCGATCTGGCACCGCCCCAACGCCGAGCTCAGCTGGGACTACTACCTGGGCAAGGGCGTCCGGGGCACCGACGGCGTCTCCCCCTACGCGGCCCCCGCCCGCGCCGAGGACCTGTCAGGGCTGCCGCCCGCCTACGTCACGACCTGCGAGTTCGACCCGCTGCGCGACGAGGGCCTGGCCTACGCGCAGAGCCTGATCCAGGCGGGCGTCCCGACCGAACTGCACCACTACCCCGGCACCTTCCACGGCTCCACCATGATCACAGAAGCCCCCATCACCCAACGCATGACCGCCGACCGCACCGCCGCCCTCCACCAAGCCCTACACCCCACTCCGTAA
- a CDS encoding ABC transporter permease, translating into MSFSEYLSERWPEIARMMGEHAEVVLIAVAVAAVVGIGLGVAVEGRPRARGLALGVTGTMLTVPSLALFGLLIPLFGLGLAPTITALALYAVFPILRNTITGLDGVPGAVEEAARGMGMSPLSRMVRVRLPLAWPVVLTGVRVATIMTVAIAAIAAAVAGPGLGELIFGGLSRIGGANALNDTLAGTLGVAVLALALDALFVLLSRLTTSRGLR; encoded by the coding sequence ATGAGCTTTTCCGAGTACCTCTCCGAACGCTGGCCCGAGATCGCCCGGATGATGGGCGAGCACGCCGAGGTGGTCCTGATCGCCGTCGCCGTCGCGGCGGTGGTCGGGATCGGGCTCGGCGTCGCGGTCGAGGGGCGGCCGAGGGCGAGGGGGCTGGCGCTCGGCGTCACCGGCACCATGCTGACCGTCCCGTCGCTCGCGCTGTTCGGGCTGCTCATCCCGCTGTTCGGGCTGGGCCTGGCCCCCACGATCACCGCGTTGGCGCTGTACGCGGTGTTCCCGATCCTGCGCAACACCATCACCGGGCTGGACGGTGTGCCGGGCGCGGTGGAGGAGGCGGCGCGGGGGATGGGGATGAGCCCGCTGAGCCGGATGGTGCGGGTCAGGCTGCCGCTGGCCTGGCCGGTCGTGCTCACCGGCGTCCGGGTCGCCACGATCATGACGGTGGCGATCGCGGCGATCGCCGCCGCCGTGGCCGGGCCGGGGCTGGGCGAGCTGATCTTCGGGGGGCTGTCGCGCATCGGCGGCGCCAACGCGCTGAACGACACCCTCGCCGGAACGCTCGGCGTCGCCGTCCTGGCGCTCGCCCTGGACGCGCTGTTCGTCCTGCTGTCCCGGCTCACGACCTCCAGGGGGCTGCGATGA
- a CDS encoding ABC transporter ATP-binding protein, which translates to MTEPAATETTRAAPAGREMIRLEGVTKRYPGQDAPAVGDLTLSVRDGEIVVLLGPSGCGKTTTLRLINRLIEPTSGRILLDGEDVTRADPDRLRRRIGYVIQQVGLFPHMTIAANVGVIPRTLGWDGGRVRARVDELLDMVGLDPGTYRGRYPKELSGGQQQRVGVARALAADPPAMLMDEPFGALDPVTRERLQDHFLELQARIGKTIVLVTHDLDEALKLGDRIAILGQGARLVQYDTPAAILAEPADGFVAEFVGAGAAMRRLRLVEVGSIGLLPAGEGAPAATVRAGQSLYEALDAMLRAGAETATVLDEDGRPAGAVSWSAIVRQTPEPRP; encoded by the coding sequence ATGACCGAACCCGCCGCGACCGAGACCACGCGCGCCGCCCCGGCCGGACGGGAGATGATCCGGCTGGAGGGCGTCACCAAGCGGTATCCCGGGCAGGACGCCCCGGCCGTCGGCGATCTCACGCTCAGCGTCCGGGACGGGGAGATCGTCGTGCTGCTGGGCCCGTCCGGCTGCGGCAAGACGACCACGCTGCGCCTGATCAACCGGCTGATCGAACCGACCTCGGGCCGCATCCTGCTCGACGGGGAGGACGTCACCCGGGCCGACCCCGACCGGCTGCGCCGCCGCATCGGCTACGTGATCCAGCAGGTCGGGCTGTTCCCGCACATGACGATCGCCGCGAACGTCGGGGTCATCCCGCGGACGCTCGGCTGGGACGGCGGGCGCGTCCGCGCCCGCGTCGACGAGCTGCTCGACATGGTCGGGCTCGATCCCGGCACCTACCGCGGCCGGTACCCGAAGGAGCTGTCGGGCGGGCAGCAGCAGCGCGTCGGGGTCGCCCGCGCCCTCGCCGCCGACCCGCCCGCGATGCTGATGGACGAGCCGTTCGGCGCACTCGACCCCGTCACGCGGGAGCGGCTCCAGGACCACTTCCTGGAGCTCCAGGCCCGGATCGGCAAGACGATCGTGCTGGTCACGCACGACCTCGACGAGGCGCTGAAGCTCGGCGACCGGATCGCGATCCTCGGGCAGGGGGCGAGACTCGTGCAGTACGACACGCCCGCGGCGATCCTCGCCGAGCCGGCCGACGGGTTCGTCGCGGAGTTCGTCGGAGCGGGCGCCGCGATGCGGCGGCTGCGGCTGGTGGAGGTCGGCTCGATCGGGTTGCTGCCCGCCGGGGAGGGGGCCCCGGCCGCGACCGTCCGCGCCGGCCAGTCCCTGTACGAGGCCCTCGACGCGATGCTCCGCGCCGGGGCGGAGACCGCCACCGTCCTGGACGAGGACGGCCGCCCCGCGGGCGCGGTCTCGTGGTCGGCGATCGTCCGGCAGACCCCGGAGCCGAGGCCGTGA
- a CDS encoding ABC transporter permease has product MTVTAVPERTGDETAGRSLAGLLVTPVFLAAVSAALYLYVRGLDLDAIERRSLGRSEITHQFLQHVRLVAVSTALVLAIAVPLGVLLTRPPLDRLSAPFLALANVGQAVPSIGVLVLLAVTVGIGFQKAVVALILVSALPVLRNTMVGLRGVDRSLIEAGRGIGLSRAAVLFRVELPLAVPVILASVRVAVILNVGSATLAAFTNAGGLGDLINTGISLNRTPILLTGSVLTAVLAMAADWLIGIVELVLRPRGL; this is encoded by the coding sequence GTGACCGTCACGGCGGTGCCGGAGCGGACCGGCGACGAGACCGCCGGGCGCTCCCTCGCCGGGCTCCTCGTCACCCCCGTGTTCCTCGCCGCGGTGTCGGCGGCGCTCTACCTCTACGTGCGCGGCCTGGACCTCGACGCGATCGAGCGCAGGTCCCTCGGCCGGTCCGAGATCACCCACCAGTTCCTCCAGCACGTCAGGCTGGTCGCGGTGTCCACGGCGCTGGTCCTCGCGATCGCGGTCCCGCTCGGCGTGCTGCTGACCCGGCCGCCGCTGGACCGGCTGTCGGCGCCGTTCCTCGCGCTCGCCAACGTGGGGCAGGCCGTCCCGTCCATCGGGGTGCTGGTCCTGCTCGCCGTCACGGTCGGCATCGGCTTCCAGAAGGCGGTGGTCGCGCTCATCCTGGTGTCCGCCCTGCCGGTCCTGCGCAACACGATGGTCGGCCTCCGCGGCGTCGACCGGTCGCTCATCGAGGCGGGGCGCGGCATCGGCCTGTCCAGGGCGGCGGTCCTGTTCCGCGTCGAGCTGCCCCTCGCCGTCCCGGTGATCCTCGCCAGCGTCCGGGTCGCGGTGATCCTCAACGTGGGCAGCGCGACGCTGGCCGCGTTCACCAACGCGGGCGGTCTCGGCGACCTCATCAACACCGGCATCTCCCTCAACCGGACCCCGATCCTGCTCACCGGAAGCGTCCTGACCGCCGTGCTCGCGATGGCGGCCGACTGGCTGATCGGCATCGTCGAGCTCGTCCTGCGCCCCCGCGGCCTCTGA
- a CDS encoding glycine betaine ABC transporter substrate-binding protein — protein sequence MRKLSAAASLAAVALTAGCFSSTGTDAKAGSLAEGNSLKGVTLTVGSKEFTEQLVLCQVTALALRSAGATVKEKCGLQGSNTTRAALTSGSIDMYWEYTGTAWVNYLKQTEPIGDPARQYAAVAEQDLAKNKVKWLAPAPANNTYALAVKTTTMRRLGIADLSGYARLAKSDPSKASTCVASEFAGRSDGWPGLQKAYGFSLPKSDVATLAEGAIYDAVGKGKPCAFGEVATTDGRIKALGLTPVPDDKKFFPVYNPALTVRESVYRDDPAVEKIVKPIAAALTDAVLRELNGEVDIKGEQPSRVAETWLKSKGFIGG from the coding sequence ATGCGCAAGCTTTCCGCCGCCGCTTCCCTCGCCGCCGTCGCCCTGACCGCGGGCTGCTTCAGCTCCACCGGCACCGACGCCAAGGCCGGGAGCCTGGCCGAGGGCAACTCCCTGAAGGGCGTCACCCTCACCGTCGGGTCCAAGGAGTTCACCGAGCAGCTCGTCCTCTGCCAGGTCACCGCCCTCGCGCTGCGCTCGGCGGGAGCGACCGTCAAGGAGAAGTGCGGGCTCCAGGGCAGCAACACCACGCGGGCCGCGCTGACGTCCGGCAGCATCGACATGTACTGGGAGTACACGGGCACCGCGTGGGTCAACTACCTCAAGCAGACCGAGCCGATCGGCGACCCGGCCCGGCAGTACGCCGCCGTCGCGGAACAGGACCTCGCGAAGAACAAGGTGAAGTGGCTGGCCCCGGCGCCCGCCAACAACACCTACGCCCTCGCGGTGAAGACGACGACCATGCGGCGGCTCGGGATCGCGGACCTGTCGGGCTACGCGCGGCTGGCGAAGAGCGACCCGTCGAAGGCGTCCACGTGCGTGGCGAGCGAGTTCGCGGGACGCAGCGACGGGTGGCCAGGCCTGCAGAAGGCCTACGGGTTCAGCCTTCCGAAGTCCGACGTGGCGACCCTGGCCGAGGGCGCCATCTACGACGCCGTCGGGAAGGGCAAGCCGTGCGCGTTCGGCGAGGTCGCCACCACCGACGGGCGCATCAAGGCGCTCGGCCTGACCCCGGTACCGGACGACAAGAAGTTCTTCCCCGTCTACAACCCGGCCCTCACCGTCCGGGAGTCGGTCTACAGGGACGACCCCGCCGTCGAGAAGATCGTGAAGCCGATCGCCGCGGCGCTCACCGACGCGGTCCTGCGGGAGCTCAACGGCGAGGTCGACATCAAGGGCGAGCAGCCCTCCAGGGTCGCCGAGACGTGGCTGAAGTCGAAGGGCTTCATCGGCGGGTAG
- a CDS encoding cupin domain-containing protein — translation MTYPDARYFGDGGESSATLRPGGAEPDLLIGAADTDGVHRGTRVHYLGTGGSTNGAFGLYRWEMGPRPSGPMPHYHRTITESFYILSGTVRLHDGTGWKDTSAGDFLFVPEGGVHGFRNESGEPAAMLLLFTPGAPREAYFEELAEIAATGRRLGDEEWTDLYRRHDQYMV, via the coding sequence ATGACCTATCCCGATGCCCGCTACTTCGGCGACGGCGGCGAGAGCAGCGCGACGCTCCGCCCCGGCGGGGCGGAGCCCGACCTGCTCATCGGCGCGGCCGACACCGACGGCGTCCACCGCGGGACGCGGGTGCACTACCTGGGCACCGGCGGCTCGACGAACGGCGCGTTCGGCCTCTACCGCTGGGAGATGGGGCCGAGGCCCTCCGGTCCGATGCCGCACTACCACCGGACGATCACCGAGTCGTTCTACATCCTGTCCGGGACGGTCCGGCTGCACGACGGGACGGGCTGGAAGGACACCTCGGCCGGCGACTTCCTCTTCGTCCCCGAGGGCGGCGTGCACGGGTTCCGCAACGAGTCGGGCGAGCCGGCGGCGATGCTCCTGCTCTTCACTCCGGGCGCTCCCCGCGAGGCCTACTTCGAGGAGCTCGCCGAGATCGCCGCGACGGGCCGGCGGCTCGGCGACGAGGAGTGGACGGACCTGTACCGGCGCCACGACCAGTACATGGTGTGA
- a CDS encoding DUF72 domain-containing protein: protein MRLHVGCAMWTHARWQGRFVAPSLPPGERLRAYASWCNAVEGNTTFYATPARSTVESWAEQTGPGFRFVLKLPKTITHERRLAGGGEELRAFLHAIEPLRSRAHALWVQLPGSFAPGDLGTLAAFLRGLPPAHRYAVEVRHRAFFEDAGSVRDLERVLSQAGAEWVPFDTTAFFQSRPTSDAERDAWTKKPRVPRRAEALTDRPIVRYLGRDDTERTVEGWRFWVGRVAGWLAEGRSPTVFVHTPDNADAPELARRFHDEVRARVPGLEPLPEPVPAEPPTLF from the coding sequence ATGCGGCTTCATGTGGGGTGCGCGATGTGGACTCACGCGCGGTGGCAGGGGCGGTTCGTCGCGCCGTCGCTGCCTCCGGGCGAGCGGCTGCGCGCCTATGCGAGCTGGTGCAACGCGGTGGAGGGCAACACCACCTTCTACGCGACGCCCGCGCGGAGCACCGTGGAGTCGTGGGCGGAGCAGACCGGGCCCGGCTTCCGGTTCGTGCTCAAACTCCCTAAAACGATCACACACGAGCGGCGGCTCGCCGGGGGCGGGGAGGAACTGCGGGCCTTCCTGCACGCGATCGAGCCGCTCCGGTCGCGGGCGCACGCACTGTGGGTGCAGCTCCCCGGCTCTTTCGCCCCCGGCGACCTCGGAACACTGGCGGCGTTCCTGCGCGGGCTGCCCCCGGCGCACAGGTACGCCGTCGAGGTGCGTCACCGCGCGTTCTTCGAGGACGCGGGATCCGTGCGCGACCTTGAGCGGGTCCTGTCCCAGGCCGGGGCCGAGTGGGTCCCGTTCGACACGACCGCGTTCTTCCAGAGCCGGCCGACCAGCGACGCCGAGCGCGACGCCTGGACGAAGAAGCCGCGGGTGCCCCGCAGGGCGGAGGCGCTCACGGACCGTCCGATCGTCCGCTACCTGGGGCGGGACGACACCGAGCGCACCGTCGAGGGCTGGCGCTTCTGGGTCGGCCGCGTCGCCGGATGGCTGGCCGAGGGACGCTCGCCGACCGTGTTCGTCCACACGCCGGACAACGCCGACGCGCCCGAGCTCGCCCGGCGCTTCCACGACGAGGTCAGGGCCCGCGTGCCCGGACTGGAGCCGCTGCCCGAGCCCGTCCCGGCGGAGCCTCCGACGCTGTTCTGA
- a CDS encoding barstar family protein → MTSPPHWLTLTSDPVPGAVDGHACRTRAAFFHEAARALDLPDYFGHNWDALLDCLRDLDQPALTVARADELLAEEDPRDLAILLEILAEREVPTTFAAAPERMPVLRTRLAAALP, encoded by the coding sequence ATGACCTCGCCGCCGCACTGGCTGACACTGACCAGCGATCCGGTGCCCGGGGCCGTCGACGGGCACGCGTGCCGCACCCGCGCCGCCTTCTTCCATGAGGCGGCGCGGGCCCTGGACCTCCCGGACTACTTCGGACACAACTGGGACGCGTTGCTCGACTGCCTGCGCGACCTCGACCAGCCCGCCCTGACCGTGGCCCGCGCCGACGAACTCCTGGCGGAGGAGGACCCGCGGGACCTCGCGATCCTCCTCGAGATCCTGGCCGAGCGGGAGGTCCCCACGACCTTCGCCGCCGCCCCGGAACGCATGCCCGTCCTGCGCACCCGCCTGGCCGCCGCCCTCCCCTGA
- a CDS encoding ribonuclease domain-containing protein — MLRQRSRPSWTKRAAVTLVAATCATGVTATVPAGAAVHGSCTISRCSDGRYAASVWAGKGWPSSSGWYSWPDGLYNYTGGVYHNYDGQLPAGVSYHEYDVYSRTKGASRDAYRIVHSSTGTVYFSPDHYSNFYKLS, encoded by the coding sequence GTGCTCAGGCAGCGCTCCCGGCCGTCCTGGACGAAACGAGCCGCCGTCACCCTGGTGGCCGCGACGTGCGCGACAGGCGTCACCGCCACCGTCCCGGCAGGCGCCGCGGTCCACGGCTCCTGCACGATCTCACGCTGCTCCGACGGCCGGTACGCCGCCTCGGTGTGGGCCGGCAAGGGCTGGCCGTCCAGCTCGGGCTGGTACTCCTGGCCGGACGGCCTGTACAACTACACCGGCGGCGTCTACCACAACTACGACGGCCAACTCCCGGCCGGCGTGTCCTACCACGAGTACGACGTCTACTCGCGGACGAAGGGCGCCTCGCGCGACGCCTACCGGATCGTCCACAGCAGCACCGGCACCGTCTACTTCTCGCCGGACCACTACTCCAACTTCTACAAGCTCTCCTAG
- a CDS encoding VOC family protein → MDITIHTSFLPHDDPDASLAFYRDALGFEVRNDVGGGRMRWITVGPPKQPDTSILLAPPATDPGITDDERRTIAEMMAKGTYGWILLASPDLDDTFDRVQAAGAEVVQEPIEQPYGVRDCAFRDPAGNLIRIQELR, encoded by the coding sequence ATGGACATCACCATCCACACGAGCTTCCTCCCGCACGACGACCCGGACGCCTCGCTGGCCTTCTACCGGGACGCGCTCGGCTTCGAGGTCCGCAACGACGTGGGCGGCGGCAGGATGCGCTGGATCACGGTCGGGCCGCCCAAGCAGCCCGACACCTCGATCCTGCTCGCGCCGCCGGCCACCGATCCCGGCATCACCGACGACGAGCGCCGCACCATCGCCGAGATGATGGCCAAGGGGACCTACGGCTGGATCCTGCTCGCCTCCCCCGACCTCGACGACACCTTCGACAGGGTGCAGGCCGCGGGGGCCGAGGTCGTCCAGGAGCCGATCGAGCAGCCGTACGGGGTGCGCGACTGCGCGTTCCGCGATCCCGCGGGCAACCTGATCCGCATCCAGGAGCTGCGCTGA
- a CDS encoding SigB/SigF/SigG family RNA polymerase sigma factor: MADDRQRSIDRRTHVLLERLHGLTPDDPDRERLRAEIVTLNTALVRSVARRYAGRGEPVEDLEQAAYVGLVSAINRFDPTRGIRFLAYAYPVVTGEVRRHFRDRTWGVRVSRRMQELRPRLRRAMTDFTVAHGRSPTPAELAGRLGLDLEETVDALLAGEAYRPLSLDAPAGGSEEEDVGTLGDSLGADDPDLEGIVDAQALRPLLDGLPERERTIVLLRFFGNKTQSQIAVQLGISQMHVSRLLAQTLERLRRGLLTGA; the protein is encoded by the coding sequence TTGGCGGACGACAGGCAGCGATCGATCGACCGGCGCACCCATGTCCTCCTGGAGCGGCTGCACGGCCTGACCCCGGACGACCCCGACCGCGAGCGGCTCCGCGCGGAGATCGTGACGCTCAACACCGCCCTCGTGCGCAGCGTCGCGCGCCGCTACGCCGGCCGCGGAGAACCGGTGGAGGACCTGGAGCAGGCCGCCTACGTGGGCCTGGTCTCCGCGATCAACCGGTTCGACCCGACCCGGGGCATCCGGTTCCTGGCCTACGCCTACCCGGTGGTGACCGGGGAGGTCCGCCGGCACTTCCGCGACCGCACCTGGGGGGTCAGGGTCTCGCGCCGCATGCAGGAGCTGCGCCCGCGGCTGCGCCGGGCCATGACCGACTTCACCGTCGCGCACGGCCGCTCCCCCACGCCCGCGGAACTCGCCGGACGGCTCGGCCTCGACCTGGAGGAGACGGTCGACGCGCTGCTGGCGGGCGAGGCCTACCGCCCCCTGTCCCTGGACGCCCCCGCGGGCGGCTCCGAGGAGGAGGACGTCGGCACACTGGGCGACAGCCTGGGCGCCGACGACCCCGACCTGGAGGGCATCGTCGACGCCCAGGCGCTCCGTCCGCTGCTGGACGGCCTCCCCGAACGGGAGCGCACCATCGTGCTGCTGCGGTTCTTCGGCAACAAGACCCAGTCCCAGATCGCCGTGCAGCTCGGCATCTCCCAGATGCACGTCTCGCGCCTCCTGGCCCAGACTCTGGAGCGCCTCCGCAGGGGCCTGCTGACCGGCGCATGA
- a CDS encoding alpha/beta fold hydrolase, translating to MFFDGFALDHVDVGEVTLRVRHGGTGPPVLLLHGHPRTHATWHKVAPLLADRFTVVCPDLRGYGKSSKPPTDADHSPYSKRAMAGDMVALMRALGHEAFAVAGHDRGALVAFRTAMDHPAAVTALVPMDGLPVVEHLERCDARFAARWWHWWFFGQTDKPAERIISADPDAWYATTGEHMAPEAWADFREAVHDPATVHGMLEEYRAGLGVDRRHDEDDRRAGRRVRCPVLVLWSARDDLEDIYGDPVEIWRAWADDVRGGPIDSGHHMAEEAPEPVARAIGAFLDRHIR from the coding sequence GTGTTCTTCGACGGCTTCGCTCTCGACCACGTCGACGTCGGCGAGGTCACCCTGAGGGTGCGGCACGGCGGGACGGGACCGCCCGTCCTGCTGCTGCACGGCCATCCCCGGACGCACGCCACCTGGCACAAGGTCGCGCCGCTCCTCGCGGACCGGTTCACTGTGGTGTGCCCGGACCTGCGCGGATACGGGAAGTCGTCCAAGCCGCCGACCGACGCCGACCACTCGCCCTACTCCAAGCGCGCGATGGCCGGGGACATGGTCGCCCTGATGCGGGCGCTCGGCCACGAGGCGTTCGCCGTCGCGGGGCATGACCGCGGAGCCCTCGTGGCGTTCCGGACGGCGATGGACCATCCCGCCGCCGTCACCGCGCTGGTCCCCATGGACGGGCTGCCGGTGGTGGAGCACCTGGAGCGCTGCGACGCCCGCTTCGCGGCGCGGTGGTGGCACTGGTGGTTCTTCGGGCAGACGGACAAACCGGCGGAGCGGATCATCAGCGCCGACCCCGACGCCTGGTACGCCACGACCGGCGAGCACATGGCCCCGGAGGCCTGGGCCGACTTCCGCGAGGCCGTCCACGACCCGGCGACCGTGCACGGCATGCTGGAGGAGTACCGGGCCGGTCTGGGCGTCGACCGGAGGCACGACGAGGACGACCGCCGTGCCGGGCGCCGCGTCCGGTGCCCGGTGCTGGTGCTGTGGTCGGCCCGCGACGACCTGGAGGACATCTACGGCGATCCGGTGGAGATCTGGCGGGCGTGGGCCGACGACGTCCGCGGCGGCCCCATCGACTCCGGCCACCACATGGCCGAGGAGGCCCCCGAGCCCGTGGCCCGGGCGATCGGCGCCTTCCTCGACCGTCACATCCGCTAG